Within Kutzneria chonburiensis, the genomic segment CGCGGTGCTGGCGGCCGCGTCGGCGCTGCTGCTGGTGGCGACCGTGTTCGACCGCGGCCTGCGACGCGACGGGACGGCATGACTTCGGAGCAAGCGGAGAAACGGGTCACCTGGGCGGAGCTGTTCTTCGACCTGGTGTTCGCCTTTGCCCTGACCGAGGTGTCGGCGCTGCTGCTGCACGACCACTCGCCGGCCGGCATCGGCCGCGCACTGGTCGTCTTCGTGCCGATCTACTGGGCGTGGGTGGGCACCTCGGTGCACGCCAACACGCACGACGTGGACAACCTGGCCGGCCGGCTCGGCATCTTCGCCGTCGGCCTGTGCAGCATGTTCATGGCGCTGGCGGTGCCCGGCGCCTACGGCGAGCGTGGCGCGTACTTCGGCGCCGCCTACTTCGCGCTCCGGATCATCCTGGCCGGCCTGGTGTTCTGGGGCGACCGGACGGTGATCACGCCGTACAGCGTGGCGCTGTACGTGACCGGCCCGCTGATGCTGGTCGGCGGGCTGCTCGACGGCCCGGCCCGGCTGGCGGTGTGGTCGGTCGCCGCCGCGGTGGACCTGGCCACGCCGCTGCTCACCCGCAGGCGGCTGACCGGCGTCCGATTCCACGCCGAGCACCTGCCCGAGCGGTTCGGACTGTTCCTCATCATCGCGCTGGGCGAGTCGATCGTGGCGGTCGGCGTGCCGGCCGCGGCGCAGCCGGACCTGAGCCCGGTCTCGATGGTCGCGGTCGCGGTGGCCTTCGTGCTGGCCTGCTCGCTGTGGTGGGTGTACTTCGTGTTCGCCGCCGACACCATGCGCCACCGGCTGGCGACCACGACCGTGCAGACCGACGTCATCCGGCAGATGCTGTCCTACGGCCACCTGGCGCTGATCGCCTCGATCCTGGCGGTGGCGGTCGGCCTCGAGGAAGTGGTCTCGCACCCGGGCCATGAGCTGTCCACCGGTGCGGCGGCACTGCTGTTCGGCGGTTGCGCGCTGTACCTGGCGACCTTCGGCCTGATCCAGTTCCACATGTCGCCGGGCCGGTCGATGACCCGATCGGCGGCGGCGGTGGTCGTGCTGGCCCTGCTGCCGGTGGCGTGGTCGGCGCCCGCCGTGCTGGCCCCGTGCTTGCTCGTCGTGGTGCTGGTGCCGCTCAACGCGGTGGAACACCTGGTCGACCGGCGGGCGCGGGCGGCTCGGAGTGAGCAGCCGGCGGCCGGCCAGTAGGTGCCCGCGACGCCCCATCTCGACAGTCGCGGGCACCGGGACGTGACTCAGACGGCGACGTGGTGGCCGTCGCCGGTGACCGGGGACAGGAAAAGGTTCCAGTTGGTCATCCCCTCGCCGAAAATGGCCGCGTAGCCCTCGACGACCCGGCCGTTCTCCCACTTGAGCACATCGACGCCCTCGAATCGCATCTGGTCATAGGGCGAGGTGCTGTCCGGCGCGGCGCCTACCCTGGTCGCGTGACAGCGATTCATATCGATCGAGTAACCGTCCTCGTTGACCAGTACGGAAAACATCTCCATCCTGATCGATCCACCAGACAGCTCGACCAGCTTGTTGTGGAACGACATGAACTCGTCGAGACCCTCCCGCCAGCCGGCGTAGGGGTGATTACCGGGAACGAGGAACCGAACGCCAGGATCCCAGTATTTGGCAATCTCGTCCCGATCGCGCGACCGCATGGCGGCCTGGGCCGCCTTCACCAACTCAGGCGTGAGCTGAAAGGTGGTCTGCGTCATGACACGTTTCCCCTATTCTGACGAACGGAGCGGTCGACAACACGATCACCGAGCCGCGGTTCGAGGGTCAACGGAATACGAGGGAGGGCGGCACGGTGCAGCGAGTGCCCCACCATTCCCCGTCAAGTCGGGAACAACACCTACGGCCTTATACCGACGCCACCCGAAGGTGTCAATCCGCCACCGTGGGCTACCCGTTCACAGGCCGGACCGGCCGTTCCTGGTCACCTGATGCGGCGCGACGATCGCCGCGACCGGAACGGGCACATCACATCGTTCCCCGAAGCAAATACCTCTCGACCGGGTAAGACAACGGGCGGCCCGTGATGATTGCCCGAACACAAAACCAGAGGCCTGACGCTTGACTCATCCGATGAGCGACTCCTATCCTGGCCAGGTCTCACCACTGCGAATAATTCAGGCACGGTACGTATCCGACCACTGGGCGGTGAACACCATGGCCACAATGACATTCGTCGTTGGATGCGGCCTTGTGGCGCCGAAACCGACGCCACCCATCGCACCGCAGGCGGATCCGACCGCCATTCAGCCGGGACTCGAGCACGGTCGATCGGCGAAACCGATCCTCGTGCTCTACGAGGCCGATCGACCCGCCCGCAGGGGACTCTGACCGCCGGCCGACTTTCTCCGCGCCAATACCAACGGTCCACAGTAGACCGGAATTGACGCGCGCGCCGGCCGTGACCACGGGGACCGACCGATAGAGAAATCCTTTTCTTCTCGATTCTCCCGCGGCCGCCGCCGCGGGATCCTGCGGAGGAGACTTCATGCCTCGCTGCGCCTGTGGTTCCAGTTGTGCCACCCATTCACCCGCGCTTCCCGTCCGATTGGACCGCTTTGTCGGGCGGGATTCGGAGGTGGCCGAGCTCAGGCGGCTGCTCGGCCGGTCGCGGCTGGTGACGCTGCTCGGCGCGGGCGGTGTCGGCAAGACCCGGCTGGCGGTCGAGCTGGCGCGCCGGCGCGAGGACGCGGTGTACGTCGATCTCGGCTCGGCGACCGATCCGGCGCGGCTGCCGCTGGTGCTCGCCGACGCGCTCTCGATCCGGCTGCCGTCGGCCGACTGCCCGCTCGACACGATCGCCGAGGAGCTGCTGGACCGGCGGGTGCTCATGCTGCTGGACGGCTGCGAACAGCTGGCCCAGCGCTGCGCCGAGATCGTGGACGAGCTGCTGCGGCGGTGCCGCGGCCTGCGGGTGCTGGCCACCAGCCAGGAGTCGCTGCGGGTGCCCGGCGAGATCACCATGGCCGTGTCGCCGTTGCCGGTGCCGGACAGCCACGCCGGCATGCTGCGGTCGGACGCGGTGCGCCTGTTCGTGGAACGGGCGCGTGAGCACGTCCCCGATTTCGAGCCGACCCCGGCCGTCGCCGACATCTGCACCCAGCTGGACGGGGTGCCGCTGGCGATCGAGTTCGCGGCCCGCTGGGTCCGCCTGCTGCCCGCCGATGAACTGCTGGCCCGGCTGGACGACCAGCTCGACCTGCTCACCGCCGGCCCGAGGACGGCGACCGGCCGACACCGCAGCCTGCGGGCCGCGATCACCTGGAGCGTGGGTCTGCTGACCGAGGTCGAACGGCGCGTGCTGCGCCGGCTCGCGGTGTTCGCCGGCGGGTTCGAGGTGGCGGCGGCCACCGCGGTCTGCGCCGACGTGCCGTCGGGTGCGGTGTTGGTGACGCTGGCCAGCCTGGAGGCGAAGTCCCTTGTGGTGCCGGTGAAAGCCCGACTCAGGCTGCTCGAGTCGATCCGCCTTTTCGGCCTCGAGGAGCTGACCGCGGCCGGCGAGCTGGAGGTCACAAGGGACCGGCTCGCGGACTGGCTCTGCGCCCTGGTCGACTCGTTGCCGGAACGGGTCTTCGCCTGCGCGGAGACGGTGCGAAGACTCGAGGACGAGCGGGCGAACCTGGCGCAGGCGATGCGCTGGGTCACCGGCGACCGGTGGGCGCAGCTGGCCACGACGGCGGCCCGGCACCTGTGGGAACGCGGCGAAACCGCGCAGGCGTGCGCGATGGCGGCGCACATCCTGGCCGACGACGATCTCGTGCCGGCCCACCGCAGCGTCGCGTTCCAGCAGGCGGCCTGGTTCGCCTGCTGGGAGGGACGGCACGAGCAGGCGCTGCGGCTGGCCGAGGTCGCCGTCGAACTGGAGCGCTCGCTGGACCGGCCGCTGGTGCTCGGTGAGGCGCTGGGCATTCTCGGCCTGGCCCGGCTCACCCGCGCGGAGTTCGCCGCCGCCGCCGCGTGCTACGAGGAGTGCCTGGTCATCGTGCAGCCGCTCGGCCAGCCGCGGCACATCGCCCGCTGGCTGCACGACCTGGCCTGGGCGACGTTGCGCGCCGGCGATCCGCAGCGGGCGGCCACGCTGCTGGCCGAGGCGCTGAAGGTGATCCGGATCCATGCGATTTCCGCGCTGCTCGCCGGCGCGTTGCACACCGCCGGCGCGCTCGACCTGGAACTGGACCGCACCGACCCGGCCGAGCACCGGTTCCGGGAGGCACTGCGCAGCGGCCGCATCACCCCGTACCTCACGCCGCGGGCGTTGGAGGGACTGGCAATCGTGGCGACCCGACGCGGCCAGCACGAACGGGCGTTGCGTCTGTTCGGGTCGGCCGCGGCGACCCGTCGCAACTTCGCCGAGCCCGACGGGAAGTGGCGGGAGGCTGTCCAGGAGGCCACCGAGCAGGCTCGGGCGCGGCTGCGGCGGCCGTTCGCCGAGTCGGCGCTGGCCGCCGGGCATCGCATGCGGCCAAAGGAGTTCATCCTCTACGCGTTGCACGACACCCCGCCGGCCGGCGCCGGCGGCGGGGTCGCCGAGCACAACCTGACCGACCGCGAATGGGAAGTGGCACGGCTGGTCTCCGGTGGCATGACGAATCGTCAGATCGCCTGTCGGCTCGCGGTGTCCGGCCGCACCGTCGACGCGCACCTCCAGCACGTCCGCGACAAACTCGGTCTGCGGTCACGGACCCAGGTCGCGGTGTGGGCGGCCGAGCACGTCCGTCAGGAGGCGACCAGCGCATCGACGAGTTCGCCGGCGTCGGTGGCCAGGATGAGATTGTCCAGGGATCCCGGCCCCATGAAGCCGTCCGCGATGGCGCGATCGACGTAGCCGAGCAGACCGTCGTAGAAGCCGAGCACGTTGAGC encodes:
- a CDS encoding low temperature requirement protein A, with the translated sequence MTSEQAEKRVTWAELFFDLVFAFALTEVSALLLHDHSPAGIGRALVVFVPIYWAWVGTSVHANTHDVDNLAGRLGIFAVGLCSMFMALAVPGAYGERGAYFGAAYFALRIILAGLVFWGDRTVITPYSVALYVTGPLMLVGGLLDGPARLAVWSVAAAVDLATPLLTRRRLTGVRFHAEHLPERFGLFLIIALGESIVAVGVPAAAQPDLSPVSMVAVAVAFVLACSLWWVYFVFAADTMRHRLATTTVQTDVIRQMLSYGHLALIASILAVAVGLEEVVSHPGHELSTGAAALLFGGCALYLATFGLIQFHMSPGRSMTRSAAAVVVLALLPVAWSAPAVLAPCLLVVVLVPLNAVEHLVDRRARAARSEQPAAGQ
- a CDS encoding nuclear transport factor 2 family protein → MTQTTFQLTPELVKAAQAAMRSRDRDEIAKYWDPGVRFLVPGNHPYAGWREGLDEFMSFHNKLVELSGGSIRMEMFSVLVNEDGYSIDMNRCHATRVGAAPDSTSPYDQMRFEGVDVLKWENGRVVEGYAAIFGEGMTNWNLFLSPVTGDGHHVAV
- a CDS encoding ATP-binding protein, which produces MAELRRLLGRSRLVTLLGAGGVGKTRLAVELARRREDAVYVDLGSATDPARLPLVLADALSIRLPSADCPLDTIAEELLDRRVLMLLDGCEQLAQRCAEIVDELLRRCRGLRVLATSQESLRVPGEITMAVSPLPVPDSHAGMLRSDAVRLFVERAREHVPDFEPTPAVADICTQLDGVPLAIEFAARWVRLLPADELLARLDDQLDLLTAGPRTATGRHRSLRAAITWSVGLLTEVERRVLRRLAVFAGGFEVAAATAVCADVPSGAVLVTLASLEAKSLVVPVKARLRLLESIRLFGLEELTAAGELEVTRDRLADWLCALVDSLPERVFACAETVRRLEDERANLAQAMRWVTGDRWAQLATTAARHLWERGETAQACAMAAHILADDDLVPAHRSVAFQQAAWFACWEGRHEQALRLAEVAVELERSLDRPLVLGEALGILGLARLTRAEFAAAAACYEECLVIVQPLGQPRHIARWLHDLAWATLRAGDPQRAATLLAEALKVIRIHAISALLAGALHTAGALDLELDRTDPAEHRFREALRSGRITPYLTPRALEGLAIVATRRGQHERALRLFGSAAATRRNFAEPDGKWREAVQEATEQARARLRRPFAESALAAGHRMRPKEFILYALHDTPPAGAGGGVAEHNLTDREWEVARLVSGGMTNRQIACRLAVSGRTVDAHLQHVRDKLGLRSRTQVAVWAAEHVRQEATSASTSSPASVARMRLSRDPGPMKPSAMARST